Below is a genomic region from Candidatus Paceibacterota bacterium.
CCCCTACCTCTTTTTTGATCAACTTTAGTGGCTCGTCTTGAGACATTCCTTCAGGCACAAAGACCGCAATGTCTCGCACCACAAATGGGTACAAAGAAAATGGCTGATACTTTTTGTCCGAGGGCAGAGACTCAAAACCCAGCTCTGCCAGCCGCTCTGATCCATTTTTGCCATTTTTTTCTGACAAAACTGAAACCAGGGCATCAAAATCTATTTCCACTCGGGCACCATACTCTCCCGTTTCGATGGCGGCAGAAGCCGCGACTGATGTACCGAGAGCTTGGTCAAGCTCGCTTAGACTTTCTTTCAAAACACTTTCCGAGGTTACCCCTTTTTTCTTTTTTATTTGCAACACTCCCAGACAAAGAGAAGTTTTTTCTCCGGAAGCCGGAAAAACTTTGCCGATTTCAAAAAGTTTGACGGTGTCGAGAGCAAGAAAATCTGCATTCCGTCCATTGGTGATCAGGGACTCGGCCATCTTGGGAGCAATCTCTTCGCGCAAGGCTGATTTGTCGCTAGCCAATGGGTAGCTGATTTCAAAGGCACCTTTGGAAACGAGCGTGTAGAGCAAAACTTCAGAAAAACCCAGACTCACCAAAATATTTTTAGTTTTTTCAGCGTAAAAGAAGGTCCGGTCCACTGGCGTACCGCCAGATGAAGGCAAGGGTGGAGGAAGCACCGCTGGCAGATTTTCGTAACCCTTGATGCGAGCCACTTCCTCAGCAATATCAGCCGAAATCACCAGATCAAGACGATCGAGGGGTGGAGTGATCAAAATGCAAACGCCATTATTTTCTCCCGCCTTCTGCTCTTCGACCTCACAATTTAGCCTGGTCAAAATATTTTTTATTTCTGCCGCGGACACCTCCACCCCAACAACTGAAGAGATATATTCTGGGGTGACGCTAACCGTCCATTTTTGGGCCGGCTGAGAATAAATATCGGTCGTATCTCCGATTTGGGCCTCAGGTACAAGCTCGGAGAGCATAGCTGTGATCTGATCCATGGCCTCGCCTGCAAGAGCAGGTGTGATTTCATTTTCGAAACGCTTTGAAGAATCGTTGCGAAGATTGGTCCGGG
It encodes:
- a CDS encoding phenylalanine--tRNA ligase subunit beta; translation: MKISYAWLQTYFEKALPSAEKLAALFNAHSFEVESVEKLVDDTILDVKVLPDRAHYALCHCGVAGEASALTEIVLIKKPKNPLLLDQRVSHVPVEVKDEVFCRRYIARLIENVTVGDSPTWLCQRLESIGARSINLVVDLANFVMFDIGQPLHAFDADKISGAIQVRKASAGEKMVTLDGKEIILDENDLVIADDAGVLAIAGVKGGKRAEVTRGTTRIILEAANFNPSAIRRTSTRTNLRNDSSKRFENEITPALAGEAMDQITAMLSELVPEAQIGDTTDIYSQPAQKWTVSVTPEYISSVVGVEVSAAEIKNILTRLNCEVEEQKAGENNGVCILITPPLDRLDLVISADIAEEVARIKGYENLPAVLPPPLPSSGGTPVDRTFFYAEKTKNILVSLGFSEVLLYTLVSKGAFEISYPLASDKSALREEIAPKMAESLITNGRNADFLALDTVKLFEIGKVFPASGEKTSLCLGVLQIKKKKGVTSESVLKESLSELDQALGTSVAASAAIETGEYGARVEIDFDALVSVLSEKNGKNGSERLAELGFESLPSDKKYQPFSLYPFVVRDIAVFVPEGMSQDEPLKLIKKEVGELLVKDRLFDVFTKEGKTSYAYRLVFQSYGRTLTDVEIGAVMEKISLAMKTLGWVVR